The sequence GTCAAACTGCTTATCAATCAGCTCATACTGGATACTGTCTACGGGAGAACCGCCTACAACAATCGTGCCAACTTTTTTATTTTTTAACTGCAATCCACGGCAGTAGCACTTATCAATGATAAGTTTCAATTGTGCTGACATTCCCCACCAATAAACTGGTGTAGCAAAAAGAATCATATCTGCGGCAGCAATTTTATCAATTGTAGGATTTGTATCATCCTTATCGACGCATCCCTTAGAGCATTGACAAACACCACATCCCTTGCATGGTGCAATGTTGAGTTTGTCAGGTTCAATGATTTCAATTTCATTCTTTTCTGATGCTCCTTTTATAAATGCATTGATTGCTGTCAGCGTGTTTCCTTTTCTGGCACTTCCATTAATGATTACAATTTTCATGCGTGTATCCTCCAACTTCCAATTGTTTTAATTCTTCTCAGTTCCACCTTCTTGCCCTTCGGACAAGAAGTATCCCCCGCTCAAAGAGCTCGGTCAATTCCGATTTGTTAAACTATCTATACAATACC is a genomic window of [Eubacterium] eligens ATCC 27750 containing:
- a CDS encoding flavodoxin family protein, which translates into the protein MKIVIINGSARKGNTLTAINAFIKGASEKNEIEIIEPDKLNIAPCKGCGVCQCSKGCVDKDDTNPTIDKIAAADMILFATPVYWWGMSAQLKLIIDKCYCRGLQLKNKKVGTIVVGGSPVDSIQYELIDKQFDCMAKYLSWDMLFKKSYYATARDELEKNKDSMNELEGIGKNL